The window TGCGCACCGCCCAAGCCGAGGTCGAGGGCATTGACGTAACGGACCGGTCGATGACGGTCAAGGCGCGGTTGCATGGCGCGGCCCTCTCCGCGGGAGCCGTCGTACGGCTGCGTGCGAGGGGTTCCAACGGCGTGGTACGGACCCGGGAGCCGCAGGCCGCGAGCGCCGGCCGGCGATTCTGCTTCACCGTGGACTTCGAAGAGTTGATCGCCGTCGAGGCCACCGGAAATCGCGTCTGGGACATCAGCGTTCAGACGGGACCCGCCGAGGGCGCGCCTGTCATCCGTGTCGGCCGTCTGTTTGACGACGTGGCGGACCGCAAGGAGATCTTTGTGTATCCGTCGGCCACGGTGGGCGGTGTCGCCGTGCGTCCCTACTACACGGTCGACAACGACCTCTCTGTGGAGGTGACAGCTGCCGAGTGACTACGCCGCCCTCGCACCGGAGGCCTGGGGGACACGACGTGCGCAGCGGCACTCGACCGGTTCGCCGCTGCGCTGCCCGTAGAGCCGGTGGTGCTCTGCACTCAGACCGCCGACGACCGCGCGATGCTGGGGCTCACGGAGGTGGAGCGGTTCGAGGAGAAGTCAAGCCGTGCGGGGCAGTCATAAACCCCGTTGAGGCCGTTCCTGATCTCTCCTAGGTTGGGCCGCGTGACGATCGAGGTGCCCTACGAGCCGCTTCCGATTCACCAGTCGGACGTGCGCTATGCCCATGGCCCCGACTCCGCCGTGCAGTCAGGCGTACCGGCTGGCGAGACGATCGAGCTCGACTGGAGCGACAGCGCGATCTACCCGGGAACTTCACGGAAGTTCTGGTTGCATGTGCCCGCGCGGTACGACCCCTCGGAGCCGGCGTCGCTGATGGTGTTCCAGGACGGATGGTGGTACCTGGACCCTGAAGGGGAGGTCCGAGGCGCGATCGTTTTGGACAATCTCGTCCACCGCGGTGACATCCCGGTCACCATCGGAGTGTTCGTCGACCCGGGTGTCTTCCAAGATGCTGAGGATCCGAAGAACCGCAATACCGAGTACGACGCCTACGACGATCGGTACGTCAGCTTTCTCCTGACAGAGATCATCCCTGAGGTCACGAAGCGCTATTCGATCGTCGAGGACCCCGACCGGTGGGGCATCTGTGGTGGCAGTAGCGGCGGCAACTGCGCCTTTACCGCAGCCTGGCTGCGCCCGGACAAATTCCGCCGGGTGATCGGGTACCTGTCCAGCTTCACGCAGATGCCAGGCGGCAACCCATACCCCGAACTCATCCCCCGCGTCCCTCGCAGGCCGCTGCGCATCTTCATGCAAGCGGGCCATCGTGACCTGCGCTGGAACGAACCCCGGGCAAACTGGCTCGCCAACAACCTGCGCGTCGCGGCCGCGCTCGCAGAAGCCGGCTACGACTTCCGCCTCGTCCTGGGCGATGGCGGCCACAGCCCCAACCACGGCGGGGTCCTGCTTCCCGATGCCCTCCGCTGGTTGTGGCGGTCGGACGATCGCAGGGACCAACCGGTGGGTCGAGGCGCGGCGACTTCGTAGAGGCGGCCGTCTCGGATCAGGGGCGCGCCGGCCAACACCGTCACGATCGGTGTCATCTCCACGGTGCCGCAGCTGCCGTTGGCGCTCGGTCTGGTGCACCTGCTTGGGAGAGCGCACACCCCGCCACGAACAGGGGGCGCTGGGACCGTTCCTGAGCGGACCGTACGGTCCGTTGGGCCTGTCCGAGGAGTACGCTGGGAATACCGAGGATATTTCGCGCACCGGCTTTCAGGCTCGTGTCGTTTTCGGCGATTGAATACGCCGGGCCGGTTACGGCCGGTCCGGGGCAGGGTTCGCGTCATGACTGCGACCATTTCCCTACCGCCGACACTCGAAGCCGATGACCGGTTCTCCTCGTCCTCTCTCCGTCTGTCGCTGGCTCCTGTCGGTTCCGCACCGGCTCTGCTGGACGGCGCCTGGTGGCCCCGCTCTCGCGATCTCGGGGCGGAACTCCCCTCTCTGACCGACGTACTGGATCCGCTGTGGGGGAGGATCACCCGGGTCACGGTGAATCCCACCCACTGGCCGATCGTGCCGCGCAAGGTGCCCGTCGCCGGGCACGTGGTGAAGGTGGGCTGGTTCCTGGCCGAGCAGGACCCGCACGAACTGCTGTTGCTCTCGCTCGGCATGGGCCGCTGGAACCTCCTGGTGGTCCCGCCGCAGACGACTCCCGTCTCGGCCGCCTGGCTGATGGCCGCCGCGAGCGCCCCCCTGGGCACGTCGACCGCGAGCCGGTTGATGGAGGAGGCGGCGCGCCTGCGGACGGTGTCCGAGGCCGACCGGGCCGTGGAAGCGGTCTGGGACTCCGAAGGAGGACATGAGGCCCGCGATCCGGCCGCACGTCCACAGATCCCGACCGTGACCGCCGCGATGCCGCATCAGCCGACGGGGTGGTGAGAACCATGCAGACGCTCGTGACCATGGTGGTGATCCTGGCGATGATCGCCCTTGGGGTGCTTCTCATTCACCTGCTCAACTCGCAGCACAGCGACCGCATCGCGGCCTTCCACTACGGCCGCTCCGGGATGCCCGCTGCGGGGCCGGCCCCGTCGGCTCCGCTGAAGGCCCGAGGTCGGGCGGGGGAAAGCGGCCCCGGCGGCCGCCGTGACCATCGCGACGGCGGACGCGGGCGGCGCCGCCCCCGGCGCCGCACCCGTAAGGGAGCGGGATGATCCCATCGTTCCCGCAGGCTCTCCCGGCCCGTCGAACGGGCCGAACTCACAGCACAGCCCGCAGCCCGAGACCCCGGCCGCAGCACCGCACAGGCCGGGGTCTTCCCGTGTCCTGTGCCCCGAGCCCGGGCTGCCCGGGCTCGGGGACGGCACAGAGCCAAGGAGGCGGATGAGCCGTCCGTGCCTCGGACGGCACCCCTCCAGGACACGATGCCCGCCGGGCGCGGACCTTCCGACCGATTCCACGGCGCATCCCCGGACGACCGATCCGCCCCCGTGCTCGCCAACTCGGGCCGGCGGACCGGCCGTCACCCGTCATCGCGCACCCCCGTATCGGCGGCACGCCGCGACGGCCGGACCCGGCCCTGCCGCGCGGCACTCTCCGACGGGCACCCCGAACCGAGGAGCCATGCCCCTTCCCCAGCTGAATGTCTACCGGCACGACCACACCACCCGTGCGCTGATCACCCTCGCAGGAGAGATCGACCTGGCCACCGCCCCGCTCGTGCGTGACGCACTGGCCGCATGCCTCAGCGACGGTATCCGCTCCGCCGACGTCGATCTCACGGCGGTCACCTTCTGTGACGCCAGTGGACTCAACGCCTTCCTGACGGCATCCCGGCTCGCCACCGGTGCCG of the Streptomyces sp. NBC_00287 genome contains:
- a CDS encoding alpha/beta hydrolase; protein product: MTIEVPYEPLPIHQSDVRYAHGPDSAVQSGVPAGETIELDWSDSAIYPGTSRKFWLHVPARYDPSEPASLMVFQDGWWYLDPEGEVRGAIVLDNLVHRGDIPVTIGVFVDPGVFQDAEDPKNRNTEYDAYDDRYVSFLLTEIIPEVTKRYSIVEDPDRWGICGGSSGGNCAFTAAWLRPDKFRRVIGYLSSFTQMPGGNPYPELIPRVPRRPLRIFMQAGHRDLRWNEPRANWLANNLRVAAALAEAGYDFRLVLGDGGHSPNHGGVLLPDALRWLWRSDDRRDQPVGRGAATS
- a CDS encoding STAS domain-containing protein, which translates into the protein MPLPQLNVYRHDHTTRALITLAGEIDLATAPLVRDALAACLSDGIRSADVDLTAVTFCDASGLNAFLTASRLATGAGMTLQLHYPPPSMTRIIEITGCGFLLHELHTARPPSLRVPAAAGGAP
- a CDS encoding transferase; protein product: MNREQDTTQDTQLRAHCTAEADGRITFDLPALEASDSQSAQLLLRLRPKKGQPEEVLCVLPLEAVDDGGRRAVLESQPPLAEGRWDVYLLPEPGAPRRRLRPGLRDLRALVDGHTRDWPSPVAVRIPYTTKDGYLAVRTWLRTAQAEVEGIDVTDRSMTVKARLHGAALSAGAVVRLRARGSNGVVRTREPQAASAGRRFCFTVDFEELIAVEATGNRVWDISVQTGPAEGAPVIRVGRLFDDVADRKEIFVYPSATVGGVAVRPYYTVDNDLSVEVTAAE
- a CDS encoding DUF5994 family protein, with the translated sequence MTATISLPPTLEADDRFSSSSLRLSLAPVGSAPALLDGAWWPRSRDLGAELPSLTDVLDPLWGRITRVTVNPTHWPIVPRKVPVAGHVVKVGWFLAEQDPHELLLLSLGMGRWNLLVVPPQTTPVSAAWLMAAASAPLGTSTASRLMEEAARLRTVSEADRAVEAVWDSEGGHEARDPAARPQIPTVTAAMPHQPTGW